One window of Suricata suricatta isolate VVHF042 chromosome 6, meerkat_22Aug2017_6uvM2_HiC, whole genome shotgun sequence genomic DNA carries:
- the LOC115293787 gene encoding putative olfactory receptor 2W6, with protein sequence MGRENDSYQQAFILVGFSDRPQLEVILFAFVLLFYILTLVGNTAIIFLSVVDTRLHTPMYFFLGNLSFLDLCFTTSIVPQLLWNLWGPEKTITYQGCVAQLYIYMVLGSTECVLLAVMSYDRYVAVCRPLHYTVIMHPRLCLQLVTVSWFCGFLNSFVMCPQTMQLSRCGRHKVDHFLCEMPALIAMSCEDTTLVEVFAFVLGVVLLLVPLSLILISYGMIAATVLRIKSAAGRKKAFNTCSSHLTVVSLFYGTIIYMYLQPANSYSQDQGKFLTLFYTIVTPSVNPLIYTLRNKDVKAAMRKLLRGEKEFREA encoded by the coding sequence ATGGGAAGAGAAAATGACAGCTACCAACAAGCGTTCATCTTGGTGGGCTTTTCCGATAGGCCTCAGCTGGAGGTAATCCTCTTTGCTTTTGTCTTGCTCTTCTACATCCTCACCCTTGTGGGCAATACTGCCATCATATTCTTGTCAGTCGTGgacaccaggctccacactcccaTGTACTTCTTTCTCGGGAACCTTTCTTTCTTGGACCTCTGCTTCACAACAAGCATCGTTCCCCAGCTGCTGTGGAACCTGTGGGGTCCGGAGAAGACCATCACCTACCAGGGCTGTGTGGCCCAGCTCTATATCTACATGGTGTTGGGCTCCACCGAGTGTGTTCTCCTGGCTGTCAtgtcctatgaccgctatgtggccgtCTGCCGGCCACTGCACTACACTGTGATCATGCACCCACGCCTCTGCTTGCAGTTGGTGACTGTGTCCTGGTTCTGTGGCTTTCTCAACTCCTTTGTCATGTGTCCCCAGACAATGCAACTCTCCCGATGTGGACGCCACAAAGTGGACCACTTTCTGTGTGAGATGCCTGCTCTTATCGCCATGTCCTGTGAAGACACCACGTTGGTGGAAGTATTTGCCTTTGTCCTGGGTGTTGTCCTTCTCCTGGTACCCCTCTCCCTGATCCTCATCTCCTATGGCATGATTGCTGCCACTGTGCTGAGGATCAAGTCAGCAGCAGGGCGCAAGAAAGCTTTCAACACCTGCTCTTCTCACCTGACGGTGGTCTCTCTTTTCTATGGAACCATCATCTACATGTACCTGCAGCCAGCCAATAGCTACTCCCAAGACCAAGGCAAGTTCCTCACCCTCTTCTACACTATCGTCACTCCCAGTGTCAACCCTCTTATCTATACTCTGAGGAACAAGGATGTAAAGGCAGCAATGAGAAAGCTCCTGAGGGGGGAGAAGGAGTTTAGGGAAGCGTAG